AGAATTTAAACCTCAAATCATCAATTCCCACAAAGGTGTCCAGTGTCCATGCCTCCATAACAATAAATCCAATAATATTAACAATAAACCATACCTGGATATGCTATTATTTCTCACACAACATATTGGTCCTTGTTTCCAGAACCTCCACGAACAGGAAATATACACCAACCCTCCACAATCCCAGTAGTATAGAACATAACGTCTAACAAACAATATGCAACTGTTTCTAACGGCCAAAACAGCATCATTCTTGAATGCCTAACCTATATCCGATGAATCTGATAAGGATGGAATAAAAATATATGAGAGTCCACCAAAGAAACTATTATAATTTATCTAAAGAATGTAACAGGTGATAGAGGATAAATTTGTGAATCATCAAAACTTAAGTTGGCAAAGAATATCTCAGCCTGATGTTAACATTACCGGAGGGCTCACTATTACTAGCAAGAGTAACACAGATGCGCAAAGGTCATTTTGACTTGCAACTAGGAAAAGGAGAAAATTTCCACCTTCAATGGCAGATGAGAATATTTATGCATGGTTCAAACATGGGCAAATGAAAACATCAATACAACCTTTATATCATGCTTACTAAATAAACATACAGGCTgtccatttaatattattattactcaATTAACACATCATAACGAGAAACATGAAAATTATACATAACTAGAGGTCAAGAATAAGTTTTTGAAGCAGAATGATACCAAATTAGATGCTTCAACATGGTATAAAGAGCTATAAGAAACACATTTCTACTTTCAGATAAACATGAGGAATGCAATCGAGTCCATCTTCTCTTAATCGTCCAAATTTCTACTGAATTTTCTAAGTCTCCACTGATTTCTTCTTCACTGATGCTTCTGTGTACTTAGGAATCTcaacaaaggaagaaaaagaaagacaaaTGACTATCACATGTTGAATTGAACTTATTGATGCCGATAGAACATGTAGCAAAAGAACATCCTAACTCAAGCCAACATATCAGATCTGTAGAGGAACAATCATCTCCCACTCTATTCGCTCTTTCCACTCAAAGCTATCACCCCATATCGATCGCAACCAGAACTTACAAGAAACCCATCCTTCAAACGAGAACAATCCACCTAACTGCTCCAGGAACATCACGATCCATCAACAAAATCAACCGAGAATCAAACCCTAGCCTAACGAAAGACCCCAGATTCGCGCTCAAATCAATCAGAACAACAACCGTCAAGCCCAAACCCATCAATCGAACGCGAAAAATGTACACGACGTCAACAAATCTAATCCAGCACGAAACCCCTCAATACTCCTGATCTGGAAGCAGAGCACTCACTGTAACCGTCCTCGACGAGGTAATTGAAGGTGTGGCCGTCGCAGTTGTAGGTGAACTTGTTGTTGCTAGCGGGGAGCTTCTGCAGGCACTGAGCAGCGATGCTGTTGAAGTTACCCGAGAACTCCGTGAACTCCGCCAGAACCACCGTTCCCCGCGCGACGAAGCTGTAGATCAACGACTGCTGTCCCATCTCCACGACCCCTAAAGAAACCCTAACCCCAGATCGGTCGAATCAAGACGAGGAGGAAGTGGAGGAGACCGCGATCTCCACCAAGGTAGAAGAGGCGAAAGGTGCCTCCTCTTCCTTGTCGTTTCTTGTAAGGGGGGCAATGGTATGCATGACGACTTTATCCATCTAATCATGGAGTAGTCCACTATTTTTGGTCTTTTGAGGGTAAAAATAAAAACTTGCCAAATATGCTCTTTCTTTATAAAGCCCTTATTATTTTCACATATTTCATAAAAAGCCATCTTAGATAGATTTGTTTCCCCTAAGTATATAACCTAAAACAATTTTTAGATTTTAAAGAGTGTGTGTAATTGAACAGATAATAGCTCTTTAATCTCCTACTAAATTTTGttaatatttctaaattattcTTATGAATTTATCTTCTTATTGTTCTTTTTTACCTCTTCTTCCATAATTATGTACTATCACTATGAATTGATAATGACGGGTGATAGAAAATAAGATGAAATAAGAggtaagagaaagaaaaaaatttaaataataaaataataaaaatattataaatagtaagctttgtctcttttatttttatttttttattatgtaatTCCTTACTCCTACTTATTGACTTGTTTAATTATCTTTGTTTTTCatcatattttattaaatattattatattatactttttttttataattagttatcatTATTATGTCGATGTATattctttcaaaagttatattaagatatttatacttatgaaagtgaaatatttaaccttatttctttaataaattttttaaatttatttttaactctataaaattatctttttaattttatataggaatgtcaaaatataaggatattaatataacttttaaaaatatagatatagagatataaatataactaattacaaggataatctataattagcttgtattttgatgattttgaattatagATTGGAAACCTATTCTACATAGTTTTATCTACATAAATGTTTATAATGTTGAAGTGTACACAAGAACTTGATCGAAAATTACTATTAAATTTGCTTCTAATAAATAAGCACATGAAAATGCTACATAAAACATAACCAAAATGAAGCAGagatattacaaaaaaaaagaaaagaaaaagagaaaattgtTGTCTTCAGTGATTAACAACATCAAATTgtacatgaaaaagaaaaaaatgaacaaTAAACTCATTAAAAATGGACAAAAATAAAATGTAACGTTAAATCACCAtcaaaaggggaaaaaaagggaaaagaaagagaaaaaaaacagtaaattttggataaaaaaaagtCAATAGAAAACAACATTGATGATTCCCCTGCGACTTCGTCCACCTTCAAATCTCTCACGCGCTCCGTCCCTGTACACGTGCGTCCATCACCGGCGCCATATCCGCAACCAccccatctctctctttctcttcgtgcaTGCGTCTTCCAACGTTCTCCTCCTACGACTCTCCCCATTCAAACACTACcacctgcggcggcggcggcagcggcagcggcagcggcggcagcagcagtaggaggaagaggaggagatgacGGTGAAGGGCGGCACGAACAATGCTTGCGCCGCTTGCAAGTACCAGCGCCGCCGATGCCCCGCCGACTGCCCGCTGGCCGCCTACTTCCCCGCCGACCAGCCCAAACAGTTCCAGAACTGCCACCGCCTCTTCGGCGTCAGCAACATCCTCAAGATCATCAACAGGCTCGACCCGCCGCAGAAGGCCGAGGCCATGAAGTCCATCATCTACGAGGCCAACATCCGCGACCGCGACCCCGTCCACGGCTGCCTCGGCGTCATCTGCACCCTCCACCTGCAGATCCAGCACCTGCAGCTGGAGCTCGACACTGCCACCGCTCAGCTCGCGCtctaccgccaccaccaccaccagtccCTCCAGCTCGCGTCCCCCTTGTCGTCGGGCTCTTCCCCCATCACCGGCACCGCTGCCAACTGCCTACTCTTCGACAACGGCATCTCCATCGTCGAGAGCTGCAGCCGCGCTGACAACAGCGATATCAATACCGTCGGGCCCTTCTGGGCTCATAATTCACATGCTAACAATGACAGCACCGGCAACTCGATCGTCGCAGTCACAGCTGCAGGATTACATGCTCCGTTTGCAGGTGTAATCGAGCACGACTACGATGATATTGCGCCTTACTTCGATACCATTGACGAGGACGGAGCTTACGAATCAAGGTCGATCGAACACAACTGATTCATTGCCTCGATCGATATCATATGATTGGTTTTCTTACTGATGATTCTATTGATCAGCTCGGAGTCTTCGTTGAAGGACACGATGCAGTCGACGATGGAGCATGTCTCGCAAAACGAGCTGAAGAGCGCAGCTGCTTGCTTCACTCTCACCAATGCTGTCAATTAGGTGATCTCGTCTCATCAGTCAAATAATATGCAGCGAAATTTGATGCTTACTAAGGTAGATTACATGAAGCAGAGTTCAAATTTCTGATGAATAACAGGAGCTAGCTACAATGCGTAGCTCGATTGATGAGACTACCATTTCTTTTGTTAGGACATTGTATAGTTCGTGATAATAATTAAACAGTCTGGCTACAGTTGATTCACATCTGTTATGCACTATATATCAACTCGAGGAAATATTTGACCATCCATTAATACATCTCATCGCGGGTTTGTAGACTACTTATTTTTGAAAGATAATAAACAAGATTTCCTTTGTGAAATACATGTGATATCTGGACATCAAATGTAAGATATTCATAATAATATTCAAAATCTTTTATGGAAAGAAGACTGTATACTTATGATATCAATCATCATCGGACCCGAACAGCTGCTAGCTGTAGAAAATGAAGAAGCATTTGAAATAGAAACATCATGATGTGATGATAATTATGTTCATTAAAGGTTTATACCTTGATCAAAGTTGGAATTATCACCAAACTGTTCAACAGCTCTGTGTAGTGTCCCTGATATGTTTGTTTGTTCTAAAAAAAGggaaaattttgttttgtttatgtaAATTTGAGATGAGGTAACTATGAGATGAATGATTGACACAGTAGTAGCAATGCCATCAACCCATGCATTACTATGAATTGTTTCATCAAATAGAGGTTACATCCAATACAGGAGATTGAAAAGGGTGAGCACCCCACACTCCTGTGGAGCTCAGTTGAGATTAGATCTGCAGTTCCATGTCCAATCCAAGAGAGCCTTTAGCTACCATGAAAGCTGCCCCGTGAGAAAGCCTCTGCAGAGCCTCTTCCAAGCCTCTCGGTCTGGTTCTTGTGCTTCTAAGCTTGCCTTTGCTGTCTCAGCTTGACAAGCCTGCAAAGGCTACAAATCCATTAGCTTTCAACACAATATACATGGAATCAGAAGTGCTGTCTTTTGGAGAGCTTGGTTTCAGATCTCATTTTGATGGCTGTGAGACTCTGACCTGAATGAGATTACGCTGGAGGAGGCGATCGAGGAGGTGGCGGAGGATGTCCTTGTTGTACTCAGGGTGGCCTTGGATGCCCATCATGTGGTCTCCGTATCTGAACATCTCGACCCCGGTCTTCTCCGAGCAGGCTATCACCTCTGCATAAGGCGGCGGctgccacacctgcgcggcaagCAGATCATCGTCAGCATGGAAGGAGGACACTGCTTGCAGGATGGATCGTACTTCTTCTTCACAGACTTCGTCTCGATGGCACTCGATGATAGGGAGATGCGAGGGGATGTGGAGAGAAGAGAGCAGCTTGTTAGCGGAGGGAGAGAGGTTGATGGAGGTCACTCCGATATCCCATCCCTTCATGGCTCTGCCGGTCTTCCCGCCCAAAGCCCTGCTCAAAATCTGCCCAAGTAGACATCACTGTCAAAGGATTACTGAAGAACACATTGATCTCAATAATTTTACACTATAAATCTCAAAACAAATAATATATActatctcattcatatcaactatcttaaaatttttataaagaatattttaattttatacattAAACTAGGATAACAACTTACAAACAAAATATTATTCATGTATAAGATTAATATAATAAACCTATTTATATTAATCTTTAGATATATATACTGATTAATACTTTTTTTAAATCCAAAAGAAATAATAGTATCAAacttaatatataattatttaatttttttaaatcaaaaataGATTTCTTAAGTTTGTAaacctattttttttctttttttatgaataatttaGGTTATTTCATGTTGTCACATGCAACCCCCAACCCTTAATCGAGCTATTGTCATGACAGCTTTGATGATCGTTGTCCATCGTAATCGTTGCCCACCGTAGGGCTTGCGATCATCTGATCGTGACATCATAACAATGCCTTCTTTTACTATAGTCGCTTGTTACATAATACCTTTAGTACTATTATCGATTGCCTGCACTATTCTCCACAGAGTCATCGCACATAGTAGTAGCCTTTGCCCAACTTGGTACTATGCTGTTAAGGGTAGCCACCTTTGATCGCAACAGCGCGTACAACATGCAACAACACCTCAACCCCTTGTCGATGGCAACAGTAGTAACAACTCTCATTGTAGCACCAAACATCACGAGATCATCACCCTCGACCACCGCTAAAACCAATATGAATCAATTCTGACGGTTGAAATTCTATGATGTGGTTTCCTATGACATCATTGACAATAGTCCATGATACCAAGCGAATGTACAAGGAAATCTTCATCACTCATAAGCATACGACTAGGACTAACGGTGTAAACAAAATATATCCAATCATCTTTCACAAGCCAAAGACAATTATATATACAAACAGATTTAAACTTTTTTAATCTAAGATGTTTGATTATAAAACAAAATAACCTGactgctctaatactaattgtaagcataaaattatAAGCGAAATAAATTTAATGCcaaaatatgaaatcaaatatcCATGAATTAGATAGTAGATGTGCATATCTTTCGATACCATTTAAAAATCTTTTCTAATCCGAGAACACACTCTATAATTCAACCTGCAAGCAATAATATTAGAGATCTATAAGATGAAAAAGAttctctctctcctttctttGTATCGTTGATGAAATTAGATTAAAGAGAGATAAAGATAGATTTGTAATATGTTATTACATGTGTATTGATAGATGAAATCAGGAGATCTATGATAATTAATTAGGAGAGTACTTCCCATCAAATATATCTCCTAAAGAATATtactattattaaaattttttattagttaATAATCGTAATTAAAAttcaattaaatttataatatattttattcaatTAGATAGTATCATATAATCTaatacaactctctctctctctctctctctctctcttattgccCAATCACATCAAAGTTGGGTGTCGAAAGTGTAATAAAACTGTGATCTCTATTTATGGAGGAAGAGAACAAACATATCAAGTTGCAAGTACCAGGAAGCTTTAAGCGGAGGGCAAGTTTCTTCCTATAACCCACTTAATGGAGTCCACTAATGAGGTTGCGAAGAGGTCAACCACGTAAGAAAAGGTCCTCTGCCGACACTAATTGCACTCAAGCTGCATTCAACAGAGGATTGTGATCAGAATATGATGATCACATGCACCTCTCTTCATCTCTGTGAAAGAAGTGATAACGAAGCATGTTCACCAACTGAGACCAAGTGATTTGACGGACACAAAATGTGCTGTTCATGCGTTGTAATCCCTTCTTCTTCATTCACTTAATCAAATGCTTATCAGTTTTAAGATACTCTGATCTATAAAACATTGGTCTTTAACAAAAGAAGTAGAAAAAGATTTGGAATGCAGAAACCCAAACCTACAAATCTCTGTTCGTTTAGGTGCAAACTAGGATAACTATACCAAAGTTGATACCCTTTGACGAAGAAGAGAGcagaatgaagaagaagaagagtgtaCCTGGTGACCGAAGCAGACACCGAGGACCTTCTTCTTCATGGAGTCGAGTGACCTGAGGAAGGAGACGAGGTCGTTGATCCACCGGTCGTCGCCGTGGGCGTCGCTGCAGCTGCCGGTGATGACGAACCCATCGTACGTGTGCACGTCCAACATGCACGGCAGCTCGCCATGCATGGCGCGGTAGACGTGCCACGTCTCGTCTTCCTCCCCCAGCAGCCCCATGAACACCTTCAGGTACCCTCCGTAGGCCTGCTTCACGTGCTCGGACTCGTCGGCGCAGAGTAGCACCGCGAACTTCCGCGTCCCCGCCTTCTCCATCCCTCATCCGTTTTCCCCCGTCGTCTCCCTTCTATAAATagaagagatagagagaggaaCAGAGCAATGAGAGGAGATACATAAAGCTCCCATTAACTTTCTTAGAAAAAACTCTTTCACAAAAACAAATTCTCACTCATTTCAAATATTCTCCCTACAATTATCATTTCTTCTACATAGATCACTATCAAATTCCATGATAAGATTGGATCTTCAAGATTTTTCTTCCACACATGATTAAATTTGGTTTACTTCTTCAAGCTCTAGAAGTAATGTTTCAGTCTTGTGCTTCATTAGATGTAGAAGaaatgtcttttagtatttaccGTTGACAACATTATATGCAACAAAACATCTACTTTCTTTTCATTAAGCTAATTGGGACTAGCTGTAATTCATCTGATATATCTTATATACACATCAAAAAATGCCTGATCCATATAAATCATTCACATAATGTCCAATCCCCCTAACTTAATCAAATGAATTTTCCTTGTTTACCACTGTCATCCAATGAGATCCATAGGCAGAAAAAGAAGAAGGCATTGAAGCTAAAAGAGTATCCTTATATCTATGGAGGCAGTGCCCAAGTGCCTGAACCCTTAATTGTTCTTCCAAGGAGGAGCATGCAGAGAATATATGACCAataattttgttttgtttcacCCTTATTGCTTTAGAAAGTTCACCTATAAAAAAATCAGCACTCAAGTCATGTCATCTGGTAGAACAGACCTCTTGCCAAGCACCACTTCCCTATTCAAACATCAATGACAGTACTCCTTATCAGAACATCATGTGTAGAATCCTTACCCTGTTCTTCATTTGTTTAGATTACTCCTATGGATGATTAGATGCCAAAAAAGATGCAGTAATCCAGCCATGGATGTTAAGCATGAGAGGGTGCAGGTGTAGTAGCTGTTGTGGTCTTTTAAGTGGCCCACTCAAGTACTATAATAGGATTTGCTATTGAGTGGAGGAATTGTGTTTTACATAAATGCAGACAAAACTAATTGCATCAACTTTTTATCTACAGCTGAATTGTGCCTCAAAATGACACAATCTGAGACTCTTTTTGAGTCCTAGATTGAGCTTTGCAGTTGAGAGGACAAAAACCATTACAGATAGCTTTGATCACAACATCTGCAGAATTCAGGATATGTTGGCATTTCAGTCATTGCCTAAACAAAAGAAATTTGATCATGAAGTGTGTGTCTGGGGAGATAACTAAATGCCATAGAAGGATTTCATTGCCCCAACCTGAAGTTATCATGAAACAGCTTTACATCATAACAAAAGTTTAGTAGAAAAAAGCATCCTAATGGCCACACCACTCAGAAAATTTCTGTTTTCTAGGCctccatcatgtataattttgccCATGTACCAACTAGTTCAAGCCAGAGACATAACATGGTGGAGTAAGAGGAGAAATCCACAATCTCTGAAGACAAGCATATGTAGTGGAAATCACTGATATCAATGTCCAATCATAGAAGAAAAGATCCAAAACTCATTACACAGAGATGAGGCATGAGGACAGCTTCATCATGGTTGTGTTGTCGGCATAATGGCTTAAAGTGGAAAGATCTTACAGGATCTCATGAAGTTGCTACAAACCTTGCTCTTTTAAATTAATGATAGTATTGAGTAGAGATCTCTCATGTTGCAGCCACTGGCACAATAATCACTTGCAAGTTGCAGTTAATAGCTACATTGTGTTTGTCATTTGCCACCACCATTCCAATATTGAAGCAAACAAAAACATTggaatgaaaagaaaattaaagaaaacaaaaaagaattttCATGTCGGCTGCCAGTAATCCAAGTTGTTCTGTGAACAAGTTTCACAAACCTTCATTGTCTTTCAGGTCTTTCTTACATGTGCATGCATTGATTGGAAGATCCACTGCCCTTCCTGCAACCAAACTAGTTTATCTGTTATTATGAAAGATTTGATTTGCTCCACAATCAGATCTCTTATCTGAAAAATTCTTGAGATGGTAAAGAAGGTAAGATATAGTTGTGAAAACAATGGAGATTCTTCCTTGCCTGTTGAGGTATCAGAAATGAAGAACATCTTTAATACTAAATTAGTCCTTTTATGATTGAATACTCTGATGGTTATGTGCAATAATTTGCTTTATTGATGTGCTATCATAGTCATTGAGCCTTGTTTAGGTATTCCTAACTAAGAACTTTAAATCTCAAAGATATTTGCTTTAAAAGTCTTCCTAATTGATTGAGACTTCTTAAAGTAGGAACTACTTTAAAACTAAAACTTGACTGACTTATTCATGTATGAAGACTCAAAGATGGTTATGTACAACAATTGTCATCAACCATTGTTGAAGTCTAAACCAGGAACTTCCTTAAGACTAAAACTCAATTAGTTTCTTCATGTATGAAGACTCAAAGATGGACATCTACAACAATTTGCTTTGGCAATCATAAAGTCTTCCTGATTGGTTTAGGAGACTTAAAACTCAAGAATCTCATTCATGTATGAAGACTCAAAGATGGTTATGTTCAACAATTTGCTTTGTCAGAATGTGCTATCATAGTCATCAAGGCTTGTTAAAAGATCCAATCAGACAGCACACAGATCACAACCATCCAAAACTCTTCAAATTGGCATTTCCTCTTCTGAATCTGCCATTAGAGTCACCACAAGTTGCCAAAGATTTCCTTTCACTTGCATAACACAACCCGATAAGACTCTTTTGCCTTGAAGATGTGCTGCCACTTCCAATGATGTGCATGTCCACCAAGATTACATAGTTGCTAGGGTCTGATGACCTTTGAAGAATCTACCTTTCCATCTCAATCTATAGAGACTGTGTGAAGTTCTAGTACATGAGCATGAAGCACCCATTAATGTAAGACTTGTAGCTAAACCAACAGAAaaccaacagaaaaaaaaaagtggtaCCTAAAAGTTGAAAGAGATTAATAGAAATCAAAGCTCTTAAATGGCTTTTACTTACTAAGAACACTACTTTCTAGGAAGAAGAAGCACTTCCAAGTTCTTAAGAAGATTGAACCAGAGACTTCAATATAGAACATGACACCTAAAAGTCAGAAGTTGATTGGGTGTATTCTATATAACCTCATTGAAGAAGAATGCAAGAGCAAAGAAGACTTCTCCTTGGGAAGTCTGACTCAGTCTCCACAGCTTACAGGAATTAATCTGAGTTCAAAATTTAATGATTCTTAATCAATTTGACTCTTGCATGTATCCACCTACTCCAAGTAGATatctttcatgatcaattttgttTTTGGAAGTTGAAAGTGATCTTTACAATTGAAATGCTGGATGATGAGATGTAAGATTTAGATAATAGAAGAGTTATATCCAAGCTCAGGTAACCTGCAATATCACACATGATACTTGTTTGAATGCGATGCTATCCAGAGCATAATTTAACAGGAGTTTTACTGATGATCCAAGTGTGGAATGTCCAAtcagaatttatatttttttttgggcATTGGTAGACTACTCGTAAGAAATTTGGATTTAATACTACGATAAAAAGGAGATATATTGATGCTCAGATCATAGTAGGAAAGTATATATAGTTcatcttattattttatattggtgTATTGATTGATCATCGTATGATACATATCAAACTGTATCGATGTACTGATATATGATATGATGGAATGTATCGAAAAATTAGTATGTACTGTCCATATCGATCCCCTATCAAATCGATACGTATCATCTATTATATTGTGACCATAAGATCACCTAAATTTCATACAAAAatttaatatatcttattttacaTTATGCAATCTATAATTGGCTCAAAATACTCCATTCTGACCATTTTTTTTGGAAGTCTGATGATCTCAGGCAATTTGAAGTAATAAAGAAAACTAAGCAGAAAAAATAGCATTTCCAGCCTTAATATTTAATGtctaaaaataagaagatttaccAGCCTTTGGCATTACCTCTTTCAAGAAAGAAGGCACCCTAGCAAAGCTTTCAAGCATGAATTCCACAAAATCCTCAAATTTTTGTAATATCTTTGGGTAATCACATCAACCGAAATAATCACCTCTAGCCCTTAAAACTATCTGTTCTTGCAAATTACAAACCATGGCAATGAGCCTGTGAATTTTACAACACCAAAACTTGAACTCATTTCTAAAGTCAACTTAGGCAACTAAGTATAGAtgtcaaaaaatatataattatttttattttgatggatTATTACATAATTATTAGGTCATATATTCGACTTCACGTAAACACGACTCATACTCCAATTAGTGTAATATTATGGAAAAAATAAAATTGGGCACctatga
This genomic stretch from Musa acuminata AAA Group cultivar baxijiao chromosome BXJ3-9, Cavendish_Baxijiao_AAA, whole genome shotgun sequence harbors:
- the LOC135649289 gene encoding protein ASYMMETRIC LEAVES 2-like yields the protein MTVKGGTNNACAACKYQRRRCPADCPLAAYFPADQPKQFQNCHRLFGVSNILKIINRLDPPQKAEAMKSIIYEANIRDRDPVHGCLGVICTLHLQIQHLQLELDTATAQLALYRHHHHQSLQLASPLSSGSSPITGTAANCLLFDNGISIVESCSRADNSDINTVGPFWAHNSHANNDSTGNSIVAVTAAGLHAPFAGVIEHDYDDIAPYFDTIDEDGAYESSSESSLKDTMQSTMEHVSQNELKSAAACFTLTNAVN
- the LOC135649257 gene encoding gamma-glutamyl peptidase 5-like; this translates as MEKAGTRKFAVLLCADESEHVKQAYGGYLKVFMGLLGEEDETWHVYRAMHGELPCMLDVHTYDGFVITGSCSDAHGDDRWINDLVSFLRSLDSMKKKVLGVCFGHQILSRALGGKTGRAMKGWDIGVTSINLSPSANKLLSSLHIPSHLPIIECHRDEVWQPPPYAEVIACSEKTGVEMFRYGDHMMGIQGHPEYNKDILRHLLDRLLQRNLIQACQAETAKASLEAQEPDREAWKRLCRGFLTGQLSW